The following is a genomic window from Dermacentor variabilis isolate Ectoservices chromosome 11, ASM5094787v1, whole genome shotgun sequence.
AAGCGTCACTTTACACATGTTTACATAATCTGTGTATTTTAGTACTTTGTTtggaaaaataaaccagttgttagtacGCGCTCGTATCGTATACTTCCTCTTGTCTTTCGTCCGGCTTGCGCTGCCctcccataggaacatgttcagtcaccaactcgcccagcttgccgtgtgaACACATTTCTGTGCAGACATGGTCAAAATGGGCACGTATAATGCGCGCCCATTGGCTGCATACGTTACTGCATGCTCCCCCGACCGCAGATCATACTGCATCATCGTCACGGTTTTGCAGTCTTCCGATGTTCTCGCTAGTGTACAAGCGTAGCAAGCGTAGGTACGCATACACACTCACATGTTGAGGCCCGCGAGCAGCGTCATGGTGACGGTGTGCAGGCGTAGCGCGAGCATGTAGTAGCCGGTGATGTTCTGCACCTTGCGGCCGCCGAAGGCTCCCACCATTCGCATGAGCACGAAGAACAGGCCGCAGAACACCGAGGCCAGGAAGAGCGCCAGGGCCAGCACCACGACCACGCCCAGCAAGGGCTCGTGGGAGAACAGCTGCGCGCGGCCGTTTGAGATATTAGCTCCTAAGCGCTTACGCAACAGCAATAACTGTCGTAGGATTTCGCGCAGGCACAGTAAAGACAACATTGTTTCAGAACGTACCCGTtaattttttcttgatttcgccGTGAGAGGATGATTATTAGGCCtaacttccattttttttcttcagaatttCGAGCCGGAACCTCAGGGTTGGCGCGCTACTTTGACGTCATCGATTTGGAAACATTTTATCGTTATTTGGGCTCTTGTCGGGTGCCTGTAATACTATACAGAATCTGCTAAATTAAGGCCTTGGCTCCTCGAAAATGCAATTTGGTTCACCTTTAGCGGTAGCAGTATTAACCAGGCCCGAGCGGACGTCAAAGTAGGTGACGTCACGATGAGCTGGTtcgggaacttcaaggtggcgtcgccactgGTATCCCTTGTCTCTTTCCCGGCCCTATCACACCTCCTCTCAAGGTAACAGCGGCTCGTAGAACATCGTAGAATTCACAATATTGTAGAAGCACAATTTACTTGTGCAGCTCATTTCGCATTCCTCTTTACCGTCCATTTAACCCGTGTTCGTTATTCAAGCGACGAGTGCACATTCTAAAGAACTATGGAGTAAAATAGCAAACTGGAACTCGATGCTATGACGATGTCGCTCTTGGCAGCGAAGTAATGATTTGTCGAAAGACAAAGGACGGCCACCAAAAAGCCATTAATATGGGGGTTAATCTATAACAGGCTAAATGCGTTTCAAATTATTCATTAAAGTGGTGTGGATAATAGCTTAAAGACATTTCATCTTTCATTCAGAAACCTTAGAAGTGCAGTTCATATGTTCCAAACGACCAAGCTTCTACACACACCCCAAACATCTTAATGCTATTAAGCACACCTTTTCGGAGTGGTAGCCCATGTGTCTAGAACCGGTTAACCACACGATTAGAAATCGGGAACGTGCTCCTTTCAACCACGTTAACCGCGCTACGTTTTTGAAACCGTCCACCTTACTACTCAATCAACTATAAAATTTTAACAGTTCTAGGACAACTTCCTTGAAGTCCCTCGACGTTAGCGCACGTGACGTTCCACTATACGTTGTTCAAGGTTAAGCTATGTACTTGAatattcaattttcttttctgttttgagCATTTCCacgaagtgtttttttttgttcgttggaCGTTGTTTACTTACAGCCACCATGTAGTCTAAGTAATCCGTTTCCAGACCATCCTCTCCCTTGATCTCGACAATCCTCCTGATGAAACCTGTTGGtgtgacaagaaaagaaaaaaaatgtcatgagccattccactctgtgaaggtggttgaccagctaAGCTGGTTAGCACATGACCAGAGAttacacataattttgaacaatggTACGAACTCATCTACTGTCTTgagatgggtggtcatcgtgaagAAAGGTACGCCCACTCAGTTATTGTcgtgatcggtggtcattatttcactcgcaacgaCAATCACATtgtttgataatgtcaaatcgatgcacgtacgctgcTGGGTGGTtggtggcatcgcaagggatatgtctgcaacacggaacgcgtaaaccactcccttttcggtaccgacacatccacattgaaatcaccaacaACAACAGGGTTAGCGACATCGCAGCTAATTCctgcaaagtgagtagccatgaaccttacgggactatgagtcattgcatctTCTGcctgcttacgggggtatgagccattgctcacgggggtttGAGCCGTtggtgatgacagttttcgacatgctgttctgtatgttgtatgcatgatcaGAAAGAGTtgaagcactgttcgcttcacttcgctGAGTGCCTGCAGTCTGCCTTACGGGGGCTATGAGCAAtcgcatattttgcttgcttacgggggcataaaccattgatgatgatagtttttgttcacggagaacagaAATGCAAGGAaccctagccacatacagcttcgctgtagaaacgcGATTGTTAGCATTGCTCGTGCGATAGGAGACTGACATTAGCCAAGGCGTGCCGACGATGTGACAGCGTTTGAGGTGCTTCAAGGCAATTGGATTGGTTTCTGACAATAACTGCGTAGCCGATAGGtacaaatgaacaaggacgctGCAAAACTAAGGCGATATAAAAAAGGCTAAAAACTGTTGTATTTATCCATAGTCTATCCCCGCTCTACCAAAACATGTTATAACAAACAaatcaatataacgaagtaatcgTAAGTCCCCCTTGAAATTAGTACAGAAACCCAGCCGCTTAAAATCTTGTTTTAACGAAGTAAACGCGTTCACCAAATGGATAGAGTGAACCTTTGCTTAGTTCAGTAGTAGTTTTACTCAATATTTTAGTGGAGCCGGTGCTTACATACGCACTTCACTGCCGCGTCACACATCACTGTGCCAACGGCGCCGGTTACCGACCCCTGTTATTTGTTTCGAAGTTTAATATTACACAGTTCAGAAGAATACGGCTGGTGCAACATTTGCTTGGGCAATCTCAGTGGAAAAGTTCAACTATGCTGATTCAGATTACCTCTTTCCGGCTACACTCTTCGCGGAAGCCATTTCATAGGACTATCTGCGCGACCGAGAGGCGGCGTGTCgaaaccatttcctttttttcgtaTCAGCTTTATAAAGACACGCTACCGGACAACGGCTCCTCTTCGAGGTATCTGAATTTGCCTTTCGTGTGTGTCAACCGCAATATTGCCACACCAACCATTGCTCAATCGCGCTATAGGTTACTCTGAAAAGCTCGTTCTCGGTAAATGTAGGCGCGACATTGTCCGCTAAAATCGGCTTACTTCCGATAATCTAAACTAGAATACCATACCCGTGCGTTCGATTCATGGGGCCGTATAATTAAAGCTATTGCGTTCCgattttattccaatttcctgacgtcagaTTTACGTAACCATTAACGCATGAATCGGGCCGTGACCTGCAGAGTTGTTTGAACGGTCCAGATAAATGATCGCCAtctttataggaggtcacttgttTCCTTTGGAAGCAAATAATATCGACTACCTGCGCAGGTTTTCTTTATCTAATAAGCTGACAAGATGCGTCGAGCGCGtaaaagtggagagggtttccGTGGGTCCGAGCTGGCGCAGTGAAATTATACAAAGGAATGAGGAGGTTGGATGAGGATGCTGGCGTgtgcaattggtccgcttccccttgcttccTTGCGGCAgctagtcgaaaatcgcggtggtgCAACTGAAGCCTAAGCAGACCTAGCTCTAAAACATATGCTCAGCCGAGaacagttggcagagcgatgtcatatatacgtgccgaaagggcgtGACAACGCTATAttgtaacgcaaaaaaaaatttagtatgcGGAGAGAAATCCATTCTTCCAGCAGCTTCGAGTAACCAGCTCGGGAGCGATCCTCATGttgccatcttctattccttccggaacggggcaattaatgcatctttagtgcgtacacgtcattcGGACGTGGTGAGTTCTCGCGATTTTGTGACATCGTGGGACGGGCAGAACAAGTGGGCGCAGTCCGAGAAAAGTTTGACTAATAGCGTAGTGCTAGTGGTGAAAAAGGCGTACAATTGAAaacattttgtttgtttattcggCGTAATCATGGATAATCAGGATGTGCATGTCATATCAcatgagttttcgtggttttcgggacgtcgcgtgGCACACAGGCCATGTGGGTCAGGttggcctgaaaaattttttgacCATTCGTGGAGGGCTAGTGGAAAAAAACGGAATAGAAATAAATGGCTGCATTTTACGCCGAACGTTTCCATTTTCAACGCTCAATGTGACTTACGCAGCAGCGCTTCATCTTTCTTTGTTACAGCCCCTAGCTTTAGCAATAAAAATTAATTCTGGCAGAATGTACAGTAATTCAATACTTTCCGAGTTGCCGTTTGTCTCTTCGGAGTGCCTGCCAAATACGCTCAAACACATTCTGTATCAGTCTCGGGCATATCGCACACAATGCGCGTTGATTGGCTAAGCCTGTGAAAGGGGGTGTGACGAAAGGGAAGCACAGCCAGCGCTATTTAGCTGAGCAAACCGCCACAAGATATCGCTGTCAGCGCTGTCGATGAGACCACATCTCCGTTGTTCTGGTTTTTCGTCAGCTGTCAAATATATTGCTAGCCACATAATTCAGGAACGCCTCGTCGCGTTTTCTTTTCAGTCACTACGATTTCATGGCGTTTTCATGTTGCACAACTGTCATTGTTTAAAGAAAACGGCTACTGCACATTAGTAATTATTTTTGCCACCGACGTCCCTACGCCAGCTTCAGAGTACCGCAATGACAACCACTGCAACAATAATTCTGTGCACTCTGGTGGACTTTGCACCTCACTAAGGCGCAACAAGAATCACTGCTCATCTCTCATTCTCTTCTCTGGTGCACCCTAAATTGCAATTGAGGTAAACGTGAATGTAAAGATATCCGCGAGACCCGAGCATCATGTTTTTGAATCGAGAGCTCCGTAAAATTGAAAATTTTGTGAACTCAGGTTTCGCTACTTCGAGGTCGGACTGTACACACTTGCATAGGCTTAAGCTCCATTATAACGTCACTGACGTAACTCACGCCCGTGTAGATATCGGGCGTAAACGCGTGCCTCAATCGAGTGATCAAATTTGCGTATAGAccctgttcggcgcggcagcGATCGGCAATGCGTGATGACGGGTCGCAACAAAAGCGGCGGGCCTTGCATCTTACGCTCGTCCTTGGCGCAGCAGGAGATGAAGCCTATGGTCAGATGTACCATGTCCAGGAAGGCCTGCAGGTAGAGCGGCGGCTTCCGGGCCTCCTCGGCCAGCTGCCGGTTGGCCTCGAGGATGGCCCACTCCACGGGGTGCAGACTGCCATCGTACTGACGGCCCATGAGGACTTTCCCAGGCGTACGGCTCAGGGGAGGTTCGCCTGACGTGCAGGAAGGGACGACCGGACGACCGCAGCAGGGCACGCAagtcttcttctgcttcttctttcgcgCGCGCTCGCGTTGCCTGCGAGTGTAATGATGGTGACGGGCTCAGGAACTGTGGTGCATACCTGGTCCTGAATCGACCACGCTTTGCTCGCCTAGTTCTTAAACCGTACTCGTACCTCATTTTGGTACGTTCTTCGTATCCATCGTCTGTGTGCCTCGGCGATGATGAGGCAAGTTACGGGGCTCATACTTAGTTTAGGCGGGCAGCATTTGACTTCCCCATGATAAAGCAGGGGAGACTGGATTCGGAAGCGTTCCTGGGAGCTCGGGGGATGGAATAATCATTGCACTTATAACTGGACGCTTCGCGGAAAATGATACGATTTGTAAATTCTCGAAGTAGTTTGCAGCTAGAGGATGCATCTTTAGCCCAACCTACTTACTGTACTCATCAGTGCAATGCTGTTTATACTTGGGGTTCCGGTAGACACTAGAGTCGTGAGTTCGCTCCAGCGGTTTGTTTCTGTAGGACACTGGGGCTGTGCACCAGGCGAACCACTGCCTCGCAGGTGCATGTCTCGCATGTGTCGTCGTTCTTGGAATAATCCTCTGGCGACCGCGTGGAAGACGAGAGGTTCGCCACCCTTGCCTCCACTACGCGCGCAATCGGCTGTTGTACGCAGGTACGAGGGTGGCCAGGAATTTTATGGATACTCGTTGAGAGCAAGCTCAAGCTCAGGGGCTCCTACGTAAATTCATGGGAACGAAGGAATCGGTTTTcccagcaaccactgcaccgcatTTGGTGAGGTTTGTCTCGTTTAAAAGATACATTTCGAATTTGGTGACTGTAGGAAGCGTACTTTTTATTTGAGCCGTTCATGTTTTACGAAAATTGCCGCAAGCTGCATAATTTTAGAAAAGGAGACTTTAACCTTTTAGAACGCTGTAACTCAGCAGTTAAGAACGGTATACACCCCTCTGAAacataccactaatttgtgagtcggacttttgcaaaacctctCTAAACATTGTAACAAAGTTATGTAAGGTGCAAATTAATATATCgaatttgcccgctttagatgctcAAAAGCATCTACTTTACAAAACTGCGGTAGTTGGTTTTGGTACAGAGTTATGGATTCATAAACTGCGTGCTTCAATTTTCTTTAAGCTTACCAAATTTTCGACAAGTCTTGCGAAAGTTCCAAGCCATAAATTAAAATTGTCCTTTTTAGGGTTGCCATAAGTTAACTTTCTcctgcaacaaattttattcaaataGGTCCAGAGGTTGTCTCTCTAAATCATTTCTGTTATTTGGACATATTTAAATTGGCGGCATCGGAGTTAGCTCCGAGCAAAAGCTGCCTTCTGAGAGGACGCTTCACCAGGACAGCTCTTCTCTCAATGTGTCTTCCTATTGTGGTCAGCATCAGAGACAGCCTAAGTAGACAGCTAAGGAGCCAGCTTCGATCCCAAGTAATGGAACGCGTCTGGAATTCGTCTGGAAGACGTCTCTGCGACGTCCTGTGCTTGCATTCGGGTCTCATCGGAAAGCGGTCTCCGCAGGTGAGGCCCAAACTAACGTCTTCGCACTCTGTAGCCCAACATGGTACCCAGTGAGCTACAATATTGGGTCGTTGATAGGGGAACGTGCATGGAAAGGTATCGGGATACGTTATATAAACTGTGCCTTTTTAAAGTAACGTTCTTGCACTGACACGTCTAGCACGCAAGCGCATCATGGTGACGACTCTTCCTTaatgatagagaaatgtatgATGTGACTACTATTCTGTATATATGTGAGTGAGCGAGACGGAGAGATGCAGGCTTTAATGACAACTGGGAATACCTGCGTAGTCGTAGGCCCAATGATGCCCTCTAGATGATACGgtgacacacaaaaaaagaaataatgttaAGCAAGAAAGACCAgaagtaatagaaaaaaaagagcttGCAAACGCGCGTGTTCATTGAGGAAAAGTACCCGAACAGAACACGAAGACAAGCGAACTTTACCGAGATCGATTACGTATGGAACACACCGAGCACACAACTCCCATTAAAGTGCTAGATATACCAGACAGACTATGTTTgccacctctctctctcccccccccccacctctttaCTTTTCCGTTGAATGTTTGTGAAGGTTATTTGACTATATAGCACGCTTTGCGATTTCTCAAGACGGCAGCCACACGCATTCGATAagatacgaaaaaaaaggaaacgcaaacaaagAGAATCCACCTTATCTCGGAGCTCTCGAGTATCGGGGCCACGCATTTCGCTCAAGAAGCCGGCTGAGGCGGTGAGATCATTGCAGCTCGTGGTCGCCATATCGCGACCGAGAAGGAATGCCCGGGTGCAGAAGTGGCGTCTgcctttgccttctgcataaaCCACCGGTGCACCAACAGAGCACTTTCGCTTTTTCCGTTTTAGCGAAGTGACGGGAAGGATGGGGACACTGGAGGAATGCGTTGCGTAAAAACAGGGCTCGCGGAGCCGGCGGCGGAGTGTATTGCGAGAGAGTTTTGCAAGGAGCGTGTGTAACGCCAAGCCGCCCTGTCGTCGCCTGTCAAGATGGAGAGTGCGAAGAAGCTTCTGCGTGTGTTGGCTTGTGTGGTGTGGTTTTCGAGTCCAGCAGAATGCGCTGCCAGACCCAACATCATCGTTATAGTGGCCGACGATTTGGTTCGTATAAACTTGCCTTGTTTATCTTATATTTGGCGTGTTTTTGCGGCAAAGCTGTCTTAGAGGTCTGTTACGCAACGTGAACATTTTCTAGCACTACTGCGATCGGAGCTCTTTCGGGCGAAGGGTTCTGCTACTGTCTCCAGGAATGTATacaaacgtgtgacaaacttttTCTAAATGAGGAGGCAATATTTCACGGCACTTCGAGTTGTCCTagtgttttttttgcgttttaatAGAGCACGGTTCTGGATATATACACATCAATTAGGTATTGCTGGTCACCACGTCCCTAAGTTTAGATTCGGCCTGTTTCTAGAACTGTTTACTGTCTTTACGGCTCATGTGTTGACAAAGTTCGAAAGAAAATTAAAACTGAATTCAGGTGTatcacgtgtcaaaaccacgatatgattacgaggaacatcgtagcggaggactccggaataatttcgaccaccttgagTACTTTAACCGTGCGCCCAATTCAGCGTACGCAGGGGTTTTCGGATTCACTCCCTgtatcaaaatgcggctgccacaacctggattgaacccacgacctcgggGTTAGGCACAGTCACGGGGCCACCCCGGCGTATTCTGATGAAGTTCGGCACCTACCCATCGCCGCCTAGTGTTATTGAGAAACGCCGTATGAAGACCTTTTCTCTTGCAATACACCCTCATCGACCCATCACGTCTAACTTGTGTCGGGATCACTCGATGGTTTCAATTTGGAATTCAGTGCTGAGGAGGTGCAAACTGTGCAGCTACGACGTACAGTGTACCTTCGCTTTGTTCATACTGTACCATACTCTATCCTGGTACAGTTTATGGTACACATTATTGTTAGCTGCACTATATCCTCATCTACCCTTTCCCCGTGTCCGACGTTGGAATCACGTGGCGCTTTCAATGGATGACTGCAGGGCTGGGGCGATGTGAGCTTCCACGGGTCAGAGCAGATTCGCACGCCCAACATCGACGCCCTGGCGGCAGACGGCATCATTCTGGACAGCCACTACGTGTCGCCTATGTGCACGCCGTCCAGGGCGACACTCTTGTCCGGGAGGCACCCGATTCACACCGGTGAGTATTTGCGGCGGAGTGGTGGCAAACCGGCTTAATG
Proteins encoded in this region:
- the LOC142563251 gene encoding uncharacterized protein LOC142563251 translates to MGRQYDGSLHPVEWAILEANRQLAEEARKPPLYLQAFLDMVHLTIGFISCCAKDERFIRRIVEIKGEDGLETDYLDYMVALFSHEPLLGVVVVLALALFLASVFCGLFFVLMRMVGAFGGRKVQNITGYYMLALRLHTVTMTLLAGLNIVSLAWLYGSSTRLVTAHENSVKVMHEGHNFIKSRILDGLNPTPKCDHQRSGSNPQPGARQRNVIVT